A genomic window from Cotesia glomerata isolate CgM1 linkage group LG7, MPM_Cglom_v2.3, whole genome shotgun sequence includes:
- the LOC123269024 gene encoding monocarboxylate transporter 10 isoform X2, which yields MKQSYSWPDCLVTLRVNPITRTYTIVNSDGYCSCIDQKDSGRIAEFANKDSDQNSNSDRVIDGRVVNSKTLTVNLSSDEAATESADQLPSSDVELKNTRAIFTIGEETCRSEIANFGLPNQSVDKLTEDVKPVIESSEKEGGDSLLIKEIITHDKLDYQCRSVSSENNPPVITVIDFDGPNTSDQKPWINAQQACSKCKSESYLKQVDPFRASVENAVKRFDREHGRFNYKNNRIVERRFRSRSATYEIPPNIGRIFGRRTKSFADPKSGNKKNDGCLSAEANHKKEVLLRGHYYPEGGWGFIIVTCSALVHLLGVGLQLSVPGTVYISAELKFNHPPVDFSGWLGAMSTGVALLISPVTIGFCRRKSTRVTAVLGGLVTALGCLFTSFATQFHQLFFSYGAVVGVGVGITRDCSTLMVAQYFKRKREFVEIFIVSGSGLGIAIMSAFIKSIIGKIGWRLGLQAVTVTVFSTFFLGTFYRSASLYHPQRRAILHLKNQKRKIKEKNKVDDRPPILDFTTLKSKTVRILLLSTGISAFGINTPIFYLAHQIEEEGLGDTVILLQAYLGLGWTVGCVTFGLLVIRQNVECRIARQYLVQTAVFICGICILALTTVQGNYYGYVMFTWIYGIFCGGYHYSLKMYTYERVRARNFVRTWGFVQCSQAIPIAIGVPISGYINISFGNKAGYYFSSTCVLVGSFTLFFIDLHKRNLSKHRSGKTNGIKHTCNSNCPKKRGLSFNQEPENDNTPGAGAVGFNTSSEHPPALGESINKISVDKPELTCISEEGIADMDLPDNILDDIEYIGDCITSCNKVENYLMLSEFENNLIAEMPIIMDRKGRKWSLARSKSIKANQSTAGPSTSQSILDEDDVKSKWLLMPAPINNRAITVIEEASTSQVES from the exons ATGAAGCAGAGTTACTCGTGGCCGGACTGTTTGGTGACTCTGAGGGTGAACCCCATCACAAGGACGTACACGATAGTGAACAGTGACGGGTATTGTTCCTGCATTGATCAGAAAGACAGTGGACGGATAGCAGAGTTCGCTAACAAGGATAGTGACCAGAATAGCAATAGTGATCGAGTGATTGACGGAAGAGTTGTTAACTCCAAAACCTTAACGGTAAATCTGTCTAGCGATGAAGCTGCGACTGAAAGTGCCGATCAATTGCCGTCGAGTGACGTTGAGCTGAAAAATACTCGAGCTATCTTCACAATTGGCGAAGAAACCTGTCGGAGTGAAATCGCCAATTTCGGGCTTCCGAACCAATCCGTTGATAAATTAACCGAGGACGTAAAACCCGTGATTGAAAGTTCCGAGAAAGAAGGGGGGGATTCATTATTGATTAAGGAAATTATAACACACGACAAACTCGATTACCAATGCCGGTCCGTAAGCTCGGAGAACAACCCCCCTGTTATTACAGTGATCGATTTCGACGGACCGAACACCTCCGACCAGAAACCGTGGATAAATGCTCAACAGGCGTGCAGTAAATGCAAATCCGAGAGCTACTTGAAGCAAGTGGATCCCTTTCGCGCCTCCGTTGAAAACGCGGTGAAGAGATTTGACAGGGAACATGGTcggtttaattataaaaataacagaatTGTCGAACGAAGGTTCAGGTCTAGGTCCGCGACTTACGAAATTCCCCCGAATATTGGTAGGATTTTCGGCCGCAGGACTAAGAGCTTTGCAGACCCTAAATCTGGGAACAAAAAGAATGATGGATGCCTTTCCGCGGAAGCTAATCACAAGAAGGAGGTGCTTCTGAGAGGACACTATTATCCGGAAGGCGGATGGggttttattattgttacttgTTCCGCTTTGGTTCATTTGCTGGGAGTCGGTCTTCAGCTTTCTGTTCCTGGGACTGTCTACATTTCTGCAGAATTGAAATTCAATCATCCGCCGGTTGACTTTTCag GATGGCTGGGAGCAATGTCAACGGGTGTCGCTTTATTAATTTCTCCTGTGACAATAGGGTTCTGCCGGAGAAAAAGCACTCGCGTGACAGCGGTACTTGGCGGTCTGGTGACAGCGTTAGGATGTTTATTTACGTCATTTGCAACACAATTCCATCAGCTTTTTTTCAGCTATGGCGCGGTAGTAG gCGTAGGAGTCGGTATAACACGAGATTGCAGTACCCTGATGGTAGCGCAATATTTCAAACGCAAACGAGAATTCGTTGAGATTTTTATCGTCTCAGGAAGTGGTTTGGGCATTGCTATCATGTCGGCGTTCATCAAAAGTATTATTGG GAAAATTGGCTGGCGCTTAGGGCTCCAAGCAGTCACAGTAACTGTCTTCTCGACATTTTTTTTGGGGACATTTTATCGCAGTGCTTCGCTTTATCACCCACAACGACGGGCTAttttgcatttaaaaaatcaaaagcgaaagataaaagaaaaaaacaaagttGACGACAGACCGCCCATTCTTGATTTTACTACTTTGAAAAGCAAAACTgtaagaattttattgttgtcTACTGGAATTTCCGCTTTTGGGATAAACACGCCTATTTTTTATCTG gcGCATCAAATAGAGGAAGAAGGACTAGGAGATACGGTGATTCTACTACAAGCGTATTTAGGATTGGGCTGGACGGTAGGCTGCGTAACCTTTGGACTTTTGGTGATAAGGCAGAATGTCGAGTGTCGAATTGCGCGGCAATATTTGGTCCAAACCGCGGTGTTTATCTGTGGAATTTGCATACTGGCGCTTACTACTGTTCAGGGTAATTACTACGGGTATGTAATGTTTACCTGGATCTATGGAATCTTCTGCGGTGGATATCATTATAGTCTGAAAATGTACACGTATGAACGAGTACGAGCGAGAAATTTTGTACGCACTTGGGGGTTCGTTCAATGCTCACAAGCTATTCCTATTGCGATCGGCGTTCCTATTTCAG GGTACATAAACATCAGTTTTGGCAATAAAGCtggttattattttagttcaaCGTGCGTTTTAGTTGGTAgctttacattatttttcatcGACTTACACAAACGGAACCTATCCAAACATCGAAGTGGAAAAACCAACGGCATTAAGCACACGTGTAATTCAAACTGCCCCAAAAAACGTGGGTTATCATTTAATCAAGAACCAGAAAACGATAACACACCCGGTGCCGGGGCTGTGGGCTTCAATACGAGCTCCGAGCATCCACCGGCTCTAG GTGAaagcataaataaaataagcgtCGACAAGCCCGAGCTGACCTGTATTTCCGAGGAAGGTATCGCGGACATGGATTTACCCGACAATATCCTCGACGACATCGAGTATATCGGCGACTGTATAACCTCCTGCAATAAAGTCGAAAACTATTTGATGCTCTCCGAGTTCGAGAACAATCTTATTGCCGAGATGCCGATAATAATGGACCGCAAAGGACGGAAGTGGTCACTGGCTCGGTCAAAGAGTATCAAAGCTAATCAAAGCACCGCGGGGCCCTCCACCAGCCAGAGTATCCTCGACGAGGATGACGTCAAGTCTAAATGGCTTTTGATGCCCGCTCCGATTAATAACCGAGCTATCACTGTTATCGAGGAAGCCAGCAC GTCGCAAGTCGAGAGTTGA
- the LOC123269024 gene encoding uncharacterized protein LOC123269024 isoform X1 — protein MIMNRTSVEYSNSRCSNNKIARAIPKNVLVVEAQIDSAARPYGDEHVGRITKTGATTETISNNLPVFFGRGNWSIIKRPIKSTKEQDKSKGKGKDKDKDKDKAKTKAKAKDTCRPSDNIKASVRPKTSLQYSQNLDEIIEVLTDEEDGDFEENDSTDCLGKSTPTFSSRHHRKNNGIVSFDKERSTHMTEEYQCNDKNNTGEKDVCEFEPAGDTWESLSSRKSLRGKKSFWKVKPLREATRCSSSSTSSCSNNPRPSEGNQLTSIVGQRDNVYLDNINTSRSEAQRLRSCDNCRQPYYSPEDRICYKYSKINSPVSPPNTNYNEENNYELFEDRQDLPALLTYRSRSLPQLSVHDSGLGHDSGLGQDNGPGKFNNSKLVTDLRQLLTLRQHYYPESGWGWVIILVGVFVQVLSHGIHGAVGLFIHHAANRFAVQAYLDAGWLGAMSTGVALLISPVTIGFCRRKSTRVTAVLGGLVTALGCLFTSFATQFHQLFFSYGAVVGVGVGITRDCSTLMVAQYFKRKREFVEIFIVSGSGLGIAIMSAFIKSIIGKIGWRLGLQAVTVTVFSTFFLGTFYRSASLYHPQRRAILHLKNQKRKIKEKNKVDDRPPILDFTTLKSKTVRILLLSTGISAFGINTPIFYLAHQIEEEGLGDTVILLQAYLGLGWTVGCVTFGLLVIRQNVECRIARQYLVQTAVFICGICILALTTVQGNYYGYVMFTWIYGIFCGGYHYSLKMYTYERVRARNFVRTWGFVQCSQAIPIAIGVPISGYINISFGNKAGYYFSSTCVLVGSFTLFFIDLHKRNLSKHRSGKTNGIKHTCNSNCPKKRGLSFNQEPENDNTPGAGAVGFNTSSEHPPALGESINKISVDKPELTCISEEGIADMDLPDNILDDIEYIGDCITSCNKVENYLMLSEFENNLIAEMPIIMDRKGRKWSLARSKSIKANQSTAGPSTSQSILDEDDVKSKWLLMPAPINNRAITVIEEASTSQVES, from the exons ATGATAATGAACCGAACCTCAGTTGAATATTCTAATAGCCGGTGCAGTAATAACAAAATAGCAAGAGCAATTCCGAAAAACGTGCTAGTAGTTGAGGCACAAATCGATTCTGCGGCAAGACCTTACGGCGACGAGCACGTGGGCCGTATCACTAAAACCGGAGCAACCACGGAGACCATTAGTAATAACCTGCCGGTGTTTTTTGGTCGTGGAAATTGGAGCATTATCAAGCGTCCGATTAAAAGCACTAAAGAGCAAGATAAAAGTAAGGGTAAAGGTAAAGACAAGgataaagataaagataaagCTAAAACCAAAGCTAAAGCTAAAGACACTTGTAGGCCCAGTGACAATATAAAGGCATCTGTGAGGCCTAAGACGAGCTTGCAGTACTCGCAAAACCTAGATGAGATCATAGAAGTTCTCACAGATGAAGAAGATGGAGATTTTGAGGAAAATGACAGCACAGATTGCCTCGGAAAATCGACTCCTACCTTCAGCAGCAGGCACCATCGCAAGAACAACGGAATTGTGTCATTTGATAAAGAACGGTCGACTCATATGACAGAAGAGTATCAgtgtaatgataaaaataacacTGGAGAGAAAGATGTCTGCGAATTTGAGCCCGCGGGCGATACTTGGGAATCTCTATCGAGCCGAAAAAGCTTACGGGGGAAAAAAAGCTTCTGGAAAGTCAAACCGCTTCGGGAAGCAACAAGATGTTCTTCTTCTTCAACAAGTTCTTGTTCAAACAACCCAAGACCGAGCGAAGGAAACCAGTTGACCAGCATTGTTGGCCAAAGGGACAACGTTTACTTGGATAACATAAATACAAGCCGGAGTGAGGCGCAACGGCTGAGGAGCTGCGATAACTGCAGACAGCCTTATTATTCTCCTGAAGATAGGATTTGCTACAAGTACAGCAAGATAAATTCCCCGGTTTCGCCCCCTAATACCAATTAcaatgaagaaaataattacgaGCTGTTTGAGGACAGACAGGATTTACCGGCATTACTAACCTATCGCAGCAGGTCCTTGCCACAACTATCCGTTCACGACAGCGGACTTGGCCACGATAGCGGACTTGGGCAAGATAACGGACCCGGAAAATTCAACAATTCAAAACTTGTTACGGATCTCAGGCAATTATTGACGCTCAGACAGCATTACTACCCGGAAAGCGGCTGGGGCTGGGTTATTATCCTCGTTGGCGTCTTTGTACAAGTACTTTCTCACGGGATTCATGGAGCTGTTGGTTTGTTTATTCACCACGCGGCCAACCGTTTCGCTGTCCAGGCTTATCTTGACGCAG GATGGCTGGGAGCAATGTCAACGGGTGTCGCTTTATTAATTTCTCCTGTGACAATAGGGTTCTGCCGGAGAAAAAGCACTCGCGTGACAGCGGTACTTGGCGGTCTGGTGACAGCGTTAGGATGTTTATTTACGTCATTTGCAACACAATTCCATCAGCTTTTTTTCAGCTATGGCGCGGTAGTAG gCGTAGGAGTCGGTATAACACGAGATTGCAGTACCCTGATGGTAGCGCAATATTTCAAACGCAAACGAGAATTCGTTGAGATTTTTATCGTCTCAGGAAGTGGTTTGGGCATTGCTATCATGTCGGCGTTCATCAAAAGTATTATTGG GAAAATTGGCTGGCGCTTAGGGCTCCAAGCAGTCACAGTAACTGTCTTCTCGACATTTTTTTTGGGGACATTTTATCGCAGTGCTTCGCTTTATCACCCACAACGACGGGCTAttttgcatttaaaaaatcaaaagcgaaagataaaagaaaaaaacaaagttGACGACAGACCGCCCATTCTTGATTTTACTACTTTGAAAAGCAAAACTgtaagaattttattgttgtcTACTGGAATTTCCGCTTTTGGGATAAACACGCCTATTTTTTATCTG gcGCATCAAATAGAGGAAGAAGGACTAGGAGATACGGTGATTCTACTACAAGCGTATTTAGGATTGGGCTGGACGGTAGGCTGCGTAACCTTTGGACTTTTGGTGATAAGGCAGAATGTCGAGTGTCGAATTGCGCGGCAATATTTGGTCCAAACCGCGGTGTTTATCTGTGGAATTTGCATACTGGCGCTTACTACTGTTCAGGGTAATTACTACGGGTATGTAATGTTTACCTGGATCTATGGAATCTTCTGCGGTGGATATCATTATAGTCTGAAAATGTACACGTATGAACGAGTACGAGCGAGAAATTTTGTACGCACTTGGGGGTTCGTTCAATGCTCACAAGCTATTCCTATTGCGATCGGCGTTCCTATTTCAG GGTACATAAACATCAGTTTTGGCAATAAAGCtggttattattttagttcaaCGTGCGTTTTAGTTGGTAgctttacattatttttcatcGACTTACACAAACGGAACCTATCCAAACATCGAAGTGGAAAAACCAACGGCATTAAGCACACGTGTAATTCAAACTGCCCCAAAAAACGTGGGTTATCATTTAATCAAGAACCAGAAAACGATAACACACCCGGTGCCGGGGCTGTGGGCTTCAATACGAGCTCCGAGCATCCACCGGCTCTAG GTGAaagcataaataaaataagcgtCGACAAGCCCGAGCTGACCTGTATTTCCGAGGAAGGTATCGCGGACATGGATTTACCCGACAATATCCTCGACGACATCGAGTATATCGGCGACTGTATAACCTCCTGCAATAAAGTCGAAAACTATTTGATGCTCTCCGAGTTCGAGAACAATCTTATTGCCGAGATGCCGATAATAATGGACCGCAAAGGACGGAAGTGGTCACTGGCTCGGTCAAAGAGTATCAAAGCTAATCAAAGCACCGCGGGGCCCTCCACCAGCCAGAGTATCCTCGACGAGGATGACGTCAAGTCTAAATGGCTTTTGATGCCCGCTCCGATTAATAACCGAGCTATCACTGTTATCGAGGAAGCCAGCAC GTCGCAAGTCGAGAGTTGA
- the LOC123269023 gene encoding GATA zinc finger domain-containing protein 14-like — MVHSESNVEKVLHNSQSQSNQNLVSEENHYGSNGFFGKDRTESNNESSNRENNNLNLENNQGSYSEQNENNNGYGSLNQGQSTNENSEHSNHRNKETQTEFNNSGFSGSHASETNNVYGQGSSQNGYNNEYDSSYSSHKDSNHNVNNQYTHSENSGNFDGFSGGIHSTDLDNTSEETENSGGMDSSSEENNNQNQFNGESNGSAGSSDYEINNNQQFNNAGHQEMNNGFDSHSENSNHYGEDSSQNHEYNESFGGSTSDKDINSQNKFDSFNKQESHQNEFGNNLESSDHNENHFDGSSSQGQSYDQNNVDSSSSKHDMNHFENNSQVHSNNENNVYGSSSGDNTNLHEEFNNFENQKIHHNEFNNISKDLSYFESFNHVNSSQNQYENHNNVNEENSKHETIYNQENNIENQQTDHNEFNKNSGNSDYTDSNYNENNFKKNIENNVGENSYNEQFNHFNNEKTHHQKFDRNSNHVENHYNETNYEDFSYGKNQIQSNSSRHDINYQENSNNVGNQGTYDERNHNSESLNHFENHNVEKNSLNQYESQKNVTEENSKHETIDHQGFNTIEYQQTHHNELNHTSGNSEYSDSHYNEIGFEKNHNSESNDNSINSVGGNDYNEQLNNNQETHLQEFDNNSESSNHIESNHNDNSLQDNSNHDNNFQGGSSGHYMNYHKDSNNVNNQNEFNENSENVNHFESHNHENNQNIDSHVSENNSVDENSYNEQSNNVNNQEIHRSEFDINSENSNDIKNNYDENSSQDGSNNENNGHGSSSGHQDDNTDKYDNDKYNSMTHKSEHSDLYDNTSSNKNDDNNIDSSNFNDKNINSNTDESHQQKHNDGSIHGEIDNNDFGHHKTEFEEIDHNELDVNHKEGSFDKSEYDHQKQDNHLEESNHAFNELEIGQSHESDFGSNLNITDSHTENHDHSLEHSGNDFNLDQQNNKTVMENNIDDHNYGHDNTFGFEKTYPTDQINTGATSEPIEYEYDDGLLENDSKNKNNIHESNSSNNETSSFSEDHYLDNFDANNVTITKDENFNLASNSTHSGAHCPIGNLTGEQIALVCPTGFRRHPKYCNLFYQCTSPIVYSYNIIVLQCPEDTAFDEHKVQCLPAQELTMPCTGLKANKKLYEQLLANSIPMIPVSQNCLCPGLGHFPHNEECSNKYVKCLEGKSGSKEGYLHDCPPNQIYSPASKSCVPADRFTHCQSSQ; from the exons ATGGTTCATTCAGAAAGCAATGTTGAAAAGGTTCTGCATAATTCGCAAAGTCAGAGCAATCAGAATTTGGTTAGCGAAGAAAATCATTATGGTTCTAATGGGTTCTTTGGAAAGGACAGGACAGAGTCTAATAATGAGAGTTCAAATcgtgaaaacaataatttgaACTTGGAAAATAATCAAGGAAGTTATTCAGAGCAAAATGAGAATAATAATGGGTACGGTAGTTTAAATCAGGGACAAAGTACTAATGAGAATTCGGAGCATAGCAATCATAGAAATAAAGAAACTCAGACGGAATTCAATAATTCAGGGTTTAGCGGAAGTCATGCTAGCGAAACAAATAATGTATATGGACAAGGTAGTAGTCAAAACGgatataataatgaatatgaTAGTTCATATTCTTCACATAAGGATAGTAATCATAATGTGAATAATCAATACACTCACTCTGAGAATAGTGGTAATTTTGATGGTTTTAGTGGAGGTATTCATAGTACGGATTTAGACAATACTTCAGAAGAGACAGAAAATTCTGGAGGTATGGATAGTTCTtctgaagaaaataataatcaaaatcaaTTCAATGGTGAGAGTAATGGCAGCGCAGGTTCTTCGgattatgaaattaataataatcagcaATTTAATAACGCTGGACATCAAGAAATGAATAATGGCTTTGATAGTCATTCAGAAAATTCAAATCATTATGGTGAAGATAGTTCTCAAAACCATGAATATAATGAAAGTTTCGGTGGAAGTACTTCAGACAAAGATATTAATTCACAGAACAAGTTTGATAGCTTTAATAAACAGGAAAGTCATCAAAATGAATTTGGCAATAATTTGGAGAGTTCAGATCACAACGAAAATCATTT TGATGGAAGTAGTTCCCAAGGTCAATCTTATGATCAAAATAATGTCGACAGTAGTTCCTCTAAGCATGATATGAATCATTT TGAAAATAATTCTCAGGTTCATtctaataatgaaaataacgTTTACGGTAGTTCTTCAGGAGATAATACGAATTTACACGaagaatttaacaattttgaaaatcaaaaaattcatcacaatgaatttaataacatttcaAAAGATTTGAGTTACTTTGAAAGTTTCAATCATGTAAATAGCTCTCAAAACCAATatgaaaatcataataatgTCAATGAAGAAAATTCAAAGCATGAAACTATTTATAATCAAGAAAACAACATAGAAAATCAACAAACTGATCATAatgaatttaacaaaaattctgGAAATTCTGATTATACAGACAGCAACTACaacgaaaataattttaagaaaaatatcgAGAATAATGTCGGTGAAAATAGTTATAATGAACAATTTAATCACTTCAACAATGAAAAAACTCATCACCAGAAATTTGATAGAAATTCAAATCACGTTGAAAACCATTACAATGAAACAAACTACGAAGACTTTTCTTATGGTAAAAATCAGATCCAAAGCAATTCTTCAAGGCATGATATAAACTACCAAGAAAATTCTAATAATGTTGGAAATCAAGGAACTTATGATGAACGCAATCATAATTCAGAGAGTTTAAATCACTTCGAAAACCATaacgttgaaaaaaattctctaaatCAGTACGAAAGTCAAAAGAATGTCACTGAAGAAAACTCAAAGCACGAAACTATTGATCATCAAGGATTTAATACTATAGAATATCAACAAACTCATCATAATGAATTAAATCATACTTCAGGAAATTCAGAATACTCAGACAGTCACTACAATGAAATtggttttgaaaaaaatcacaacaGTGAGAGTAATGACAATAGTATTAATTCTGTAGGTGGAAATGATTATAATGAACAGTTGAACAACAATCAAGAAACTCATCTCCAGGAATTTGATAACAATTCCGAAAGTTCAAATCACATTGAAAGCAATCACAATGataatagtttacaagataatTCTAATCATGACAATAATTTCCAAGGTGGTTCTTCGGGACATTATATGAATTATCACAAAGATTCTAATAATGTGAACaatcaaaatgaatttaatgaaaattcagAAAATGTAAATCACTTCGAAAGTCATAACCATGAAAATAATCAGAATATTGACAGCCATGTTAGTGAAAATAATTCTGTAGATGAAAATAGTTATAATGAACAATCTAATAACGTTAACAATCAAGAAATTCATCGCAGTGAATTTGAtattaattctgaaaattcAAACGACATCAAAAACAATTACGATGAAAATAGTTCCCAAGATGGttcaaataatgaaaataatggCCACGGCAGTTCTTCGGGGCACCAAGATGATAACACTGATAAGTATGACAACGATAAATACAATAGCATGACTCATAAATCAGAACACTCAGATTTGTATGATAATACAAGCTccaataaaaatgatgataacAATATTGACAGTTCAAATTTTAACGATAAGAACATCAATAGCAATACCGATGAGAGTCATCAGCAAAAACATAATGACGGTTCTATACACGGAGAAATTGACAACAACGATTTCGGTCATCATAAAACTGAATTTGAAGAAATAGATCACAATGAACTTGATGTCAATCATAAAGAAGGATCCTTTGATAAATCTGAGTACGATCATCAAAAACAAGACAATCATTTGGAAGAATCAAATCATGCTTTTAACGAACTTGAAATTGGACAATCTCATGAGAGCGATTTTGGGTC GAATTTGAATATTACAGACTCTCATACTGAAAACCATGATCATTCTTTAGAACATTCCGGAAATGATTTCAACTTAGaccaacaaaataataaaactgtaATGGAAAACAACATTGATGATCATAACTATGGTCACGATAACACATTCGGATTCGAAAAAACTTATCCGACAGATCAGATAAACACCGGTGCAACCTCAGAGCCTATTGAGTACGAATATGATGACGGACTCCTTGAAAATGattctaaaaacaaaaacaacatTCATGAGTCCAACTCCAGCAATAATGAAACTTCTAGTTTCTCAGAAGATCATTACCTTGACAACTTTGACGCGAACAACGTTACCATCACTAAAGATGAAAACTTCAACTTAGCTTCCAATTCGACTCATTCAGGAGCGCATTGCCCAATTGGAAACTTAACTGGAGAACAAATAGCCCTCGTTTGTCCAACTGGGTTCCGTCGACACCCTAAATATTGTAATCTTTTCTATCAATGTACTTCCCCCATTGTATATTCCTACAACATCATAGTCCTTCAATGCCCCGAAGACACAGCTTTCGACGAACATAAGGTCCAGTGTCTTCCTGCTCAAGAATTAACTATGCCCTGCACAGGTTTGAAagcaaacaaaaaattgtacGAACAGTTGCTGGCGAACTCAATACCAATG ATTCCCGTCAGCCAAAACTGCCTCTGTCCTGGTCTAGGACACTTTCCTCATAATGAAGAGTGCAGTAACAAGTACGTGAAGTGTCTAGAAGGCAAATCAGGTTCAAAGGAAGGTTACCTTCACGATTGCCCTCCAAATCAAATTTACTCACCGGCTTCAAAAAGCTGCGTACCCGCCGACCGCTTTACTCACTGCCAGAGtagtcaataa
- the LOC123269353 gene encoding uncharacterized protein LOC123269353 produces the protein MLVVAMKRLCRVGLAAALVTAFFVLTLVDMPQQIADLPADLSPTPAAASEPPGTRSIVAYSWARRLALDYRPSRECNKVSNNETLSSSWSSDAERTWLESIPGQLFLYTGHLDIRVLGYPSVRVIGVKREPTGSSVLYCTIWQEDEEGIHSYSMEALVSDIWLDEWGGTSTDYTGILITCPLPQYVTPPRRVYVGPHECYQNPSHSLIVKNVVNKTVIPKTEFTLCIKGLDFDEDISHRLIAFFELSRILGAGMFYVYVFNVHENVTKVLKLYEKSNVVRWFRLNLPGDLPNDVKARRRLFSKDIWMKRRMELIPYNHCFYESLYSSEFVVPIDIDEMIIPINVRTWSELMALEKSKGNSFYDYASYAVRNVYFFPELQRLASINNNDNKNNNNDDNDNGSRINKNNGKKISTVDNDSRLLNYFHTLRTSIVSPEGDSVKSFVSTERALTIHNHYALTTLNPTSRRVYHLDPQQVLKHHHRRCDNDRLDCGLLMRDLTIDQSARKYLPEFKSRVKFTVSYLNASM, from the exons ATGTTAGTCGTGGCCATGAAAAGATTATGCAGAGTCGGATTGGCCGCAGCCCTCGTTACTGCCTTTTTTGTTCTTACGCTGGTGGATATGCCGCAGCAGATTGCGGATTTACCTGCGGATCTATCTCCTACGCCAG ctGCGGCTAGCGAGCCACCAGGTACGCGGAGCATAGTCGCGTATTCTTGGGCGCGAAGATTGGCGCTGGATTATAGGCCGTCACGTGAATGCAACAAAGTCTCCAACAACGAGACATTATCGAGCAGTTGGTCCTCAGATGCCGAGAGAACCTGGCTCGAGTCTATTCCCGGGCAGTTGTTTCTCTACACCGGTCACTTAGATATTAGAGTACTTGGGTATCCGAGTGTACGAGTGATTGGCGTTAAACGAGAGCCGACTGGGTCTAGCGTTCTCTACTGCACTATTTG gCAAGAAGATGAAGAAGGAATTCATTCCTACAGCATGGAAGCCTTGGTATCAGACATCTGGCTGGACGAGTGGGGTGGAACATCGACAGACTACACCGGCATACTGATAACCTGTCCTCTTCCGCAATACGTGACCCCGCCTCGGAGAGTGTACGTGGGGCCTCACGAGTGCTACCAAAACCCTAGTCATAGTTTAATTGTGAAAAACGTTGTTAATAAAACAGTGATACCCAAAACAGAGTTCACCTTGTGCATAAAGGGCCTGGACTTTGACGAAGACATAAGCCACCGGCTGATCGCGTTCTTCGAGCTTTCCCGCATCCTGGGCGCGGGTATGTTCTACGTCTACGTCTTCAACGTCCACGAGAACGTCACCAAAGTGTTAAAGCTCTACGAGAAATCGAATGTCGTGAGATGGTTCCGGCTGAATCTTCCCGGCGATCTGCCGAACGACGTAAAGGCAAGACGACGGCTGTTCAGCAAGGACATCTGGATGAAGAGACGCATGGAGCTGATCCCGTACAACCACTGCTTCTACGAGAGCCTCTACAGCTCGGAGTTCGTGGTCCCGATCGACATCGACGAGATGATTATCCCCATAAACGTGAGAACCTGGTCGGAATTGATGGCTCTCGAAAAGAGCAAGGGGAATTCGTTCTACGATTACGCTTCCTATGCTGTGagaaatgtatattttttccCCGAGCTCCAGAGACTCGccagtataaataataatgataataaaaataataataatgatgataatgataacggtagtagaataaataaaaataatggtaaaaaaataagtaccgTTGACAATGACTCACGTTTgctcaattattttcataCACTGAGAACATCAATTGTGTCTCCGGAAGGCGACTCGGTCAAGAGTTTTGTGTCTACCGAGCGTGCACTTACCATTCACAATCACTATGCCTTAACGACACTAAATCCAACCTCAAGACGTGTCTACCATTTAGATCCCCAGCAAGTCCTCAAGCATCATCACAGGCGTTGCGACAATGACCGACTCGATTGCGGTCTTCTCATGAGAGATCTCACTATTGACCAATCCGCGAGAAAGTACTTGCCTGAATTCAAGTCCAGAGTCAAATTTACCGTGAGTTATCTCAATGCTTCCATGTAG